Proteins from a genomic interval of Garra rufa chromosome 4, GarRuf1.0, whole genome shotgun sequence:
- the LOC141332963 gene encoding uncharacterized protein produces MIVRLGSARKALCSSRNFSHTIRAPTIREETISSDNQKNRMRAHLTALKEEREDLNETEEKDQFENLHDFVSGEKSFCSLESEKQKRAQKTGTVSICICCQCGKSFKDQAHLKRHMRIHTGEKPYTRKQCGKSFTQKGSLNRHIIFHTGEKPYTCKQCGKSFTRKGCLKRHVRIHTGEKPYTCKQCGKSFKDQAHLKRHMRIHTGEKPYTRKQCGKSFTQKGSLNRHIIFHTGEKPYTCKQCGKSFTRKGCLKRHVRIHTGEKPYTCKQCGKSFKDQAHLKRHMRIHTGEKPYSCNECGKSFTRKGCLNRHVRVHTGEKPYTCKQCGKSFKQGHLKRHMRIHTGEKPYTCNECGKSFNDKGNLNRHIIFHTGEKPYTCKQCGKSFEQQAHLKRHMRIHTGEKPYTCNECGKSFTRKGCLNRHVRVHTGEKPYTCKQCGKSFKDQAHLKRHMRIHT; encoded by the exons atgattgtgAGGTTGGGAAGTGCTCGTAAGGCACTCTGCTCGTCTCGTAATTTCTCACACACTATACGAGCCCCGACCATACGAGAAGAGACGATTTCCTCTGATAACCAAAAAAATCGCATGCGAGCTC acctaacagcgctgaaagaggagagagaagatctgaatgaaactgaagagaaagatcagtttgagaatcttcatgatttcgtatctggagaaaaatctttttgttccttagagtctgaaaaacaaaaaagagctcaaaagacaggaactgtgagtatttgcatttgctgtcagtgtggaaagagtttcaaagaccaagcacaccttaaaaggcacatgagaattcacactggagagaagccttacacacgcaaacagtgtggaaaaagtttcactcaaaaaggaagccttaacagacacataatatttcacactggagagaagccttacacatgcaaacagtgtggaaaaagtttcactcgtaaaggatgccttaaaAGGCacgtgagaattcacactggagagaagccttacacatgcaaacagtgtggaaagagtttcaaagaccaagcacaccttaaaaggcacatgagaattcacactggagagaagccttacacacgcaaacagtgtggaaaaagtttcactcaaaaaggaagccttaacagacacataatatttcacactggagagaagccttacacatgcaaacagtgtggaaaaagtttcactcgtaaaggatgccttaaaAGGCacgtgagaattcacactggagagaagccttacacatgcaaacagtgtggaaagagtttcaaagaccaagcacaccttaaaaggcacatgagaattcacactggagagaagccctacTCATGCAatgagtgtggaaaaagtttcactcgtaaaggatgtCTTAACAGACAtgtgagagttcacactggagaaaagccttacacatgcaaacagtgtggaaaaagtttcaaacAAGGACatcttaaaaggcacatgagaattcacactggagagaagccttacacatgcaatgagtgtggaaaaagtttcaatgataaaggaaaccttaacagacacataatatttcacactggagagaagccttacacatgcaaacagtgtggaaaaagtttcgaaCAACAAgcacaccttaaaaggcacatgagaattcacactggagagaagccttacacatgcaatgagtgtggaaaaagtttcactcgtaaaggatgccttaacagacatgtgagagttcacactggagagaagccttacacatgcaaacagtgtggaaagagtttcaaagaccaagcacaccttaaaaggcacatgagaattcacacttgA